A region of Mustela nigripes isolate SB6536 chromosome 18, MUSNIG.SB6536, whole genome shotgun sequence DNA encodes the following proteins:
- the DEFB1 gene encoding beta-defensin 1: MRALSFLLLILCLVSSHLAPGAGFLSGLGQRSDHYMCARKGGTCNFSPCPLFTRLEGTCYGGKAKCCMR, from the exons ATGAgggctctctccttcctgctgctgaTTCTGTGCCTCGTCTCCTCCCACCTGGCCCCAG GTGCTGGCTTTCTCAGCGGTCTCGGCCAGAGGTCTGACCACTACATGTGTGCCAGGAAAGGAGGCACCTGTAACTTCTCCCCCTGCCCGCTCTTCACCAGGTTGGAAGGCACCTGTTACGGTGGGAAGGCCAAGTGCTGCATGCGTTGA